Proteins encoded within one genomic window of Ptiloglossa arizonensis isolate GNS036 chromosome 3, iyPtiAriz1_principal, whole genome shotgun sequence:
- the LOC143144560 gene encoding UPAR/Ly6 domain-containing protein crok isoform X2, with translation MVALVVLPRRFLGTKCGAIICYQCNSEYDPRCGDPFDPYSLGTVNCSFQPRLEHLNHLEPSLCRKISQRVYGKMRVVRGCGYISDAKDNADCLMRSGTHDVQAYYCSCTGDLCNSAESRTPSFLLSLTSLFAVILAMPSLLFSYPFAVQVLTTPYFSVA, from the exons ATGGTAGCACTTGTGGTACTTCCCCGACGCTTCCTCGGAACCAAGT GCGGAGCAATAATATGTTACCAATGCAACAGCGAATACGATCCAAGGTGCGGCGATCCATTCGATCCGTACAGTCTTGGAACCGTGAACTGCAGTTTTCAACCACGACTGGAGCATCTGAATCACTTGGAACCGTCTCTCTGTCGAAAAATCAGCCAAAGAG TGTACGGCAAGATGAGAGTTGTCAGGGGTTGCGGATACATCTCGGACGCGAAGGACAATGCCGATTGTTTGATGAGGTCAGGCACTCACGACGTTCAGGCGTACTACTGCTCATGCACCGGTGATCTCTGCAACTCGGCCGAAAGCCGCACGCCGTCCTTCTTACTGTCGTTGACGTCACTGTTCGCGGTGATCCTCGCAATGCCGAGTCTCCTCTTTTCGTATCCGTTCGCGGTACAGGTCTTAACCACTCCTTACTTCTCCGTAGCCTAA
- the LOC143144560 gene encoding UPAR/Ly6 domain-containing protein crok isoform X3: MEVRGCDSIITWEGGAIICYQCNSEYDPRCGDPFDPYSLGTVNCSFQPRLEHLNHLEPSLCRKISQRVYGKMRVVRGCGYISDAKDNADCLMRSGTHDVQAYYCSCTGDLCNSAESRTPSFLLSLTSLFAVILAMPSLLFSYPFAVQVLTTPYFSVA; this comes from the exons ATGGAAGTCAGAGGCTGCGATTCTATTATTACGTGGGAAG GCGGAGCAATAATATGTTACCAATGCAACAGCGAATACGATCCAAGGTGCGGCGATCCATTCGATCCGTACAGTCTTGGAACCGTGAACTGCAGTTTTCAACCACGACTGGAGCATCTGAATCACTTGGAACCGTCTCTCTGTCGAAAAATCAGCCAAAGAG TGTACGGCAAGATGAGAGTTGTCAGGGGTTGCGGATACATCTCGGACGCGAAGGACAATGCCGATTGTTTGATGAGGTCAGGCACTCACGACGTTCAGGCGTACTACTGCTCATGCACCGGTGATCTCTGCAACTCGGCCGAAAGCCGCACGCCGTCCTTCTTACTGTCGTTGACGTCACTGTTCGCGGTGATCCTCGCAATGCCGAGTCTCCTCTTTTCGTATCCGTTCGCGGTACAGGTCTTAACCACTCCTTACTTCTCCGTAGCCTAA